Proteins from one Impatiens glandulifera chromosome 2, dImpGla2.1, whole genome shotgun sequence genomic window:
- the LOC124923800 gene encoding transcription factor SRM1-like: MPADKMESNNVSTWSRDQEKAFENALATHPEDSDDWFEKIAADVPGKSLQEVKHHYELLLDDLSRIESGLVPLPNYNSSSDSSTNHSGDSGMSKKDSPTDQGSKQLSKTEQERRKGIAWTEDEHRLFLIGLEKYGKGDWRSISRNFVVTRTPTQVASHAQKYFIRLNSSNSSNVDRRRLSIHDITSVNNNGEEVSVVPHQGPITGQTSSPTPVSLTAKMSPNVSSLHGMYGTTAIGQPVVGGPFVSAIGTPVNIGPSYGMPIPYPILHNRSN; the protein is encoded by the exons ATGCCAGCTGATAAAATGGAAAGTAACAATGTATCTACATGGAGTAGAGATCAAGAGAAGGCTTTTGAGAATGCCTTAGCCACTCATCCGGAAGATTCAGATGATTGGTTCGAGAAAATTGCTGCTGATGTACCCGGAAAATCCTTGCAAGAGGTTAAGCATCACTACGAACTGCTACTTGATGATCTTAGCCGCATTGAATCTGGCCTTGTGCCTCTTCCCAACTATAATTCTTCTTCTGATAGTTCAACAAACCATTCGGGTGATTCTGGGATGAGCAAAAAGGACTCTCCTACTGATCAAGGAAGTAAGCAGCTTTCAAAGACAGAGCAGGAGAGACGAAAGGGCATTGCGTGGACAGAGGACGAACACAG ATTATTCCTTATTGGTCTAGAAAAATATGGAAAAGGGGATTGGAGAAGCATATCACGTAACTTTGTAGTAACAAGAACACCCACACAAGTGGCAAGCCATGCTCAAAAGTACTTCATCCGTCTCAACTCAAGTAACTCAAGTAACGTAGATAGAAGACGGTTAAGCATTCACGACATTACCAGTGTCAATAATAACGGTGAAGAGGTTTCAGTTGTCCCTCATCAAGGTCCCATAACTGGCCAGACAAGCAGTCCCACTCCGGTTAGCTTAACCGCCAAAATGAGCCCAAATGTTTCTTCCCTTCATGGGATGTATGGTACTACCGCAATAGGGCAGCCCGTAGTTGGTGGACCCTTTGTCTCTGCAATTGGTACTCCGGTCAACATTGGTCCTTCTTATGGAATGCCAATTCCATACCCCATACTCCATAACAGGTCAAATTGA